One window of the Populus nigra chromosome 4, ddPopNigr1.1, whole genome shotgun sequence genome contains the following:
- the LOC133692173 gene encoding inositol-pentakisphosphate 2-kinase-like, giving the protein MEVKIEQKDASDWSYRGEGAANIVLAYTGSSPSFIGKVMRITKKARNGSSPKCDSNQSVLTEEERLLWRDVEELVTSPTKEIAEQIYTQLVMSPLLGSKHVDAGMRVPVTRDFLECVEKNVIKQRPAWRIDVSVVDLERDFVIIMSDHSLFPGGVLKDEPCISVEIKPKCGFIPSSEFIAERNSVKRSATRFQMHQVLKLREQEISELSDYDPLDLFSGSKERIHKAIKDLYTTPQNNFRVFLNGSLIFGGLGGGIKRTNAVAGKAFEDALEGIILAENGLRTTSFIQLVAEAVYCSRVLDGLLEVQRLDNFDIEGAIHAYYNIVCQPCAVCQQLDEARPPHRFSSLHSIHMDESLKIAKDYLIAATAKDCSLMISFRPMKDGAFGSPHVYLQSTNQSFNYKVNFIDLDLKPLKKMVDYYELDKKILNCFTQMLEMEHKDGNARTMDAIETIN; this is encoded by the exons AGCAAAAGGACGCGTCAGATTGGTCCTACAGAGGTGAAGGTGCTGCTAATATAGTTCTCGCCTACACTGGATCATCGCCCTCTTTT ATTGGGAAAGTAATGAGGATAACAAAAAAAGCAAGGAACGGGTCGTCACCGAAGTGTGACTCTAACCAATCAGTATTAACAGAGGAAGAGCGGTTGTTATGGAGAGACGTGGAAGAGTTAGTTACCTCTCCTACGAAAGAAATTGCAGAGCAGATTTATACTCAGCTAGTTATGAGTCCTTTGTTAGGTTCCAAACATGTCGATGCTGGG ATGCGTGTGCCAGTAACGAGGGATTTTCTTGAGTGTGTTGAAAAGAATGTAATTAAACAACGTCCGGCTTGGCGAATTGATGTTTCAGTGGTTGATTTGGAACGTGATTTTGTGATTATCATGTCTGATCATTCTCTATTCCCTGGAG GTGTTCTTAAAGATGAACCTTGCATATCAGTTGAGATAAAG CCCAAATGTGGATTTATCCCTTCATCGGAATTCATAGCTGAAAGAAATTCTGTTAAGAGGAGTGCTACTCGATTTCAAATGCACCAAGTCTTGAAGTTGCGTGAACAAGAG ATATCAGAATTAAGCGACTATGATCCTCTGGATCTGTTTTCTGGTTCCAAGGAAAGAATACATAAAGCCATCAAGGATCTGTACACCACTCCTCAGAACAATTTCCGTGTATTCTTGAATGGTTCTCTTATATTCGGGGGCTTGGGCGGTGGCATAAAGAGAACTAATGCTGTGGCTGGAAAAGCTTTTGAAGATGCACTCGAGGGCATCATCCTGGCTGAAAATGGCTTGCGCACAACGAGTTTTATACAGCTTGTTGCTGAGGCAGTTTACTGCTCTAGAGTATTGGATGGGCTTCTTGAAGTTCAAAGGCTTGATAATTTTGACATTGAAGGGGCCATTCATGCATATTACAACATTGTTTGTCAGCCTTGTGCGGTATGCCAACAGTTGGATGAAGCAAGACCACCGCATAGATTTTCCTCCTTGCATTCCATTCATATGGATGAGAGTTTGAAAATTGCAAAGGATTATTTGATAGCTGCTACTGCAAAGGACTGTAGTTTGATGATTAGTTTTAGACCTATGAAAGATGGAGCGTTTGGATCTCCTCATGTATACCTACAGTCAACCAACCAAAGTTTTAATTACAAG GTGAATTTCATTGACTTGGATTTAAAACCTTTAAAGAAGATGGTAGACTACTATGAACTGGACAAGAAGATATTGAACTGCTTCACTCAGATGTTGGAAATGGAGCATAAAGATGGCAATGCTAGGACCATGGATGCGATTGAAACTATAAATTGA